One Thermus sp. CCB_US3_UF1 DNA window includes the following coding sequences:
- a CDS encoding V-type ATP synthase subunit I, whose product MIAPMEKLVLAGPKGRAKELLQSLQGAGVVHLETLRVEELAEYRLSPGEREELRRWEAVAAGAEHSLALLGREAEPARPFPEGLEAAERALAPIQGHAEGLSRQKQELEEELALAQAYLEPLGKLAALAQGLDQSPFFRVLAFLLTEKELPLVEEALKRALEDRFLLATEAYAKGLAALLVVHRKDLEAAKAALSRAGMAELRLPGAYGELPLSQAAQRLKERAEAAPRELSEVRQALFRLAAEATSTLQSLWTRAKDEVARLKALEELASGRFGFALLGYVPVKAKGRVEEALARHKDGVVYAFEPVDEHHEADRVPVALDNPPWVRPFELLVSFLNTPKYGSLDPTPVVPIFFPFWFGMIVGDIGYALLFLLLGRWLSGYVKRNEPLVIDLFALKLKPPVLSKLVYILNWMVFWTVVWGVVYGEFFGTFLEHLGVFGTPEHPGLIPILIHRIDTAKTANLLILLSVAFGVVMVFWGLLLRAYLGLKHHHMAHFWEGVGYLGGLVGILALAAGYLGNLQAGWLTALMYLGFAVFFLSVLMSRIWLMIPEIFTQAGHILSHIRIYAVGAAGGILAGLLTDVGFAMAELGLIGTLLGLAVAALLHLLILLLTTLGHMLQPIRLIWVEFFTKFGFYEENGRPYRPFKSVRETQ is encoded by the coding sequence GTGATCGCCCCCATGGAGAAGCTGGTCCTGGCTGGGCCCAAGGGCCGGGCCAAGGAGCTTCTCCAAAGCCTCCAGGGGGCAGGGGTGGTCCACCTGGAAACCCTCCGGGTGGAGGAGCTTGCCGAGTACCGGCTCTCCCCCGGGGAGCGGGAAGAGCTGAGGCGCTGGGAGGCGGTGGCCGCGGGGGCGGAGCACAGCCTGGCCCTCCTGGGTCGGGAAGCTGAGCCCGCAAGGCCCTTCCCGGAGGGGCTGGAGGCGGCGGAAAGGGCTCTTGCGCCCATCCAGGGCCACGCCGAAGGGCTTTCCCGGCAGAAACAGGAGCTGGAGGAGGAGCTGGCCCTGGCCCAGGCCTACCTGGAGCCCTTGGGCAAGCTGGCCGCCTTGGCCCAGGGCCTGGACCAGAGCCCCTTTTTCCGCGTCCTGGCCTTCTTGCTCACGGAAAAGGAGCTTCCCCTGGTGGAGGAGGCCCTGAAGCGGGCCCTGGAGGACCGTTTCCTCCTGGCCACCGAGGCTTACGCCAAGGGCCTGGCCGCCCTCTTGGTGGTCCACCGCAAGGACCTGGAGGCGGCCAAGGCCGCCCTCTCCCGCGCGGGCATGGCCGAGCTCCGCCTCCCCGGGGCCTACGGGGAACTTCCCCTCTCCCAGGCGGCCCAAAGGCTCAAGGAGCGGGCCGAGGCTGCCCCCCGGGAGCTTTCCGAGGTGCGGCAGGCCCTCTTCCGCTTGGCCGCCGAGGCCACTTCCACCCTGCAAAGCCTCTGGACCCGGGCCAAGGACGAGGTGGCCCGGCTCAAGGCCCTGGAGGAGTTGGCCTCGGGGCGCTTCGGTTTCGCCCTCTTGGGATACGTGCCCGTGAAGGCCAAGGGCCGGGTGGAGGAGGCCCTGGCCCGGCACAAGGACGGGGTGGTTTACGCCTTTGAGCCCGTGGACGAGCACCACGAGGCCGACCGGGTGCCGGTGGCCCTGGACAACCCGCCCTGGGTGCGGCCCTTTGAGCTCCTGGTGAGTTTCCTCAACACCCCCAAGTACGGCTCCCTGGACCCTACCCCGGTGGTCCCCATCTTCTTCCCCTTCTGGTTCGGCATGATCGTGGGGGACATCGGGTATGCCCTTTTGTTCCTCCTCCTCGGGCGCTGGCTTTCGGGCTATGTCAAGCGCAACGAGCCCCTGGTCATTGACCTCTTTGCCCTCAAGCTTAAGCCCCCTGTCCTCTCCAAGTTGGTCTATATCCTGAACTGGATGGTTTTCTGGACCGTGGTCTGGGGGGTGGTCTATGGGGAGTTCTTCGGCACCTTCCTGGAGCACCTGGGGGTCTTCGGCACCCCCGAGCACCCCGGCCTCATCCCCATCCTCATCCACCGCATTGACACCGCCAAGACCGCCAACCTCCTCATCCTCCTCTCCGTGGCCTTCGGGGTGGTGATGGTCTTCTGGGGGCTTCTCCTTAGGGCCTACCTGGGCCTCAAGCACCACCACATGGCCCACTTCTGGGAAGGCGTGGGCTACTTGGGCGGGCTGGTGGGCATCCTGGCCCTGGCGGCGGGCTACCTGGGTAACCTCCAGGCGGGCTGGCTGACGGCCCTCATGTACCTGGGCTTTGCGGTCTTCTTCTTGTCGGTCCTCATGAGCCGCATCTGGCTCATGATCCCGGAGATCTTCACCCAGGCGGGCCATATCCTCTCCCACATCCGTATCTATGCCGTGGGGGCGGCAGGAGGCATCCTGGCGGGCCTCCTGACCGATGTGGGCTTCGCCATGGCGGAGCTGGGCCTCATCGGCACCCTGCTGGGCTTGGCGGTGGCGGCCCTCTTGCACCTTCTCATCCTTCTCCTCACCACCTTGGGCCACATGCTCCAGCCCATCCGTCTCATCTGGGTGGAGTTCTTCACCAAGTTCGGTTTCTACGAGGAGAACGGCAGGCCTTACCGGCCGTTCAAAAGCGTCCGCGAGACGCAATAG
- a CDS encoding metal-dependent hydrolase — MLEIRYLGHSAVWLSDGKTKVVVDPFLTGNPMAALGVAEVQADLILVTHAHGDHFGDSVALSKKGGVVVSTFEIATYAEKHGAKSVPMNLGGTYRFPGGWLKWVPAWHSSSFPDGTYGGMPMGVVVELGGKRVYHAGDTALFSDMRLVGEMGLDLAFLPIGDHFTMGPEDALRALELLRPKAVVPIHYNTFPPIQQDGEAFAQKAQEKGVAGHALKPGGVLVLE; from the coding sequence ATGCTGGAGATCCGGTACCTGGGCCACTCGGCGGTCTGGCTTTCCGACGGCAAGACCAAGGTGGTCGTTGACCCCTTCCTCACGGGAAACCCCATGGCGGCCCTAGGGGTGGCGGAGGTACAGGCGGACCTGATCCTGGTCACCCACGCCCATGGGGACCACTTTGGCGACAGCGTGGCCCTTTCCAAAAAGGGCGGGGTGGTGGTCTCCACCTTTGAGATCGCCACCTATGCGGAAAAGCACGGGGCCAAGAGCGTGCCCATGAACCTCGGCGGCACCTACCGCTTCCCCGGAGGGTGGCTCAAGTGGGTCCCGGCCTGGCACTCCTCCAGCTTCCCCGACGGCACCTACGGGGGGATGCCCATGGGGGTGGTGGTGGAACTGGGAGGCAAGCGGGTCTACCACGCGGGGGACACCGCCCTCTTTTCCGACATGCGCCTGGTGGGAGAGATGGGCCTGGACCTGGCCTTCTTGCCCATCGGCGACCACTTCACCATGGGCCCGGAAGACGCCCTAAGGGCCCTGGAACTCCTGAGGCCCAAGGCGGTGGTGCCCATCCACTACAACACCTTCCCCCCCATCCAGCAAGACGGGGAGGCCTTCGCCCAAAAGGCCCAGGAAAAGGGCGTGGCCGGCCACGCCTTGAAGCCGGGAGGGGTCCTGGTCCTTGAGTAG
- a CDS encoding class I SAM-dependent rRNA methyltransferase produces the protein MRILVNERGAERLLSRHLWVFRRDVLSGPDEPGLFPVYWGRRFLALALYNPQSDLTVRAYRFRPAHDPAQALLENLERALLRRQEALEREPQGGFRLAHAEGDFLPGLVVDYYGGHIVVQATAHAWEALLPEVAARLRPLAQSLLAKHDAKARALEGLPLYVRPLWGQVPERAVVQEGRVRYLVDLQEGQKTGAYLDQRDNRILMEGYRGERALDVFSYAGGFGLHLALGFREVVSVDSSAEALKRAEENARLNGLPLKTVEANAFDYLRELERAGERFDLIVLDPPAFAKGRKDLERAYRAYKEVNLRAIKLLKEGGLLASASCSHHLTEALFYQMLTEAAQDAHRALRVVERRGQGWDHPILLTHPETHYLKFALLEVL, from the coding sequence GTGAGGATTCTCGTCAACGAACGCGGGGCCGAGCGCCTCCTCTCCCGCCACCTCTGGGTCTTCCGCCGCGACGTGCTCTCGGGCCCGGACGAGCCCGGGCTTTTCCCCGTCTATTGGGGCAGGCGCTTCCTGGCCTTGGCCCTGTACAACCCCCAAAGCGACCTCACCGTGCGGGCCTACCGCTTCCGCCCTGCCCATGACCCGGCCCAGGCCCTTCTGGAAAACCTGGAACGGGCCCTCCTGCGGCGGCAAGAGGCCCTGGAACGGGAGCCGCAAGGGGGTTTCCGCCTGGCCCACGCCGAGGGGGACTTCCTGCCCGGGCTGGTGGTGGATTACTACGGCGGCCACATCGTGGTCCAGGCCACCGCCCACGCTTGGGAGGCCCTCCTCCCCGAGGTGGCCGCCCGGCTCAGGCCCCTGGCCCAAAGCCTCCTGGCCAAACACGACGCCAAGGCCCGCGCCCTGGAGGGCCTTCCCCTCTACGTGCGCCCCCTATGGGGCCAGGTGCCGGAGCGGGCCGTGGTGCAGGAGGGGAGGGTGCGCTACCTGGTGGACCTCCAGGAGGGCCAGAAGACCGGGGCTTACCTGGACCAGCGGGACAATCGCATCCTGATGGAAGGCTACAGGGGGGAACGGGCCCTGGATGTTTTCAGCTACGCCGGCGGGTTTGGCCTGCACCTGGCCCTGGGGTTCCGCGAGGTGGTGAGCGTGGACAGCTCCGCCGAGGCCCTGAAGCGGGCCGAGGAAAACGCCCGGCTCAACGGCCTGCCCCTCAAGACCGTCGAGGCCAATGCCTTTGACTACCTGCGGGAGCTGGAAAGGGCGGGGGAGCGGTTTGACCTCATCGTCCTGGACCCTCCGGCCTTCGCCAAGGGGCGGAAGGACCTGGAACGGGCCTACCGGGCCTACAAGGAGGTGAACCTCAGGGCCATCAAGCTCCTCAAGGAGGGAGGGCTTTTGGCCAGCGCCAGCTGCAGCCACCACCTGACCGAGGCCCTTTTCTACCAGATGCTCACCGAGGCGGCCCAGGACGCCCACCGGGCCCTCCGGGTGGTGGAGCGGCGGGGCCAGGGGTGGGACCACCCCATCCTCCTTACCCATCCGGAGACCCATTACCTGAAGTTCGCCCTGCTAGAAGTTCTTTGA
- a CDS encoding DUF3248 domain-containing protein, whose product MEKDLLEALGQHLVWRIGRAEEEEVLVVRVGLASATPRFRELPRLVNIPDAEISRLAQEGRIRVEWVEG is encoded by the coding sequence GTGGAGAAGGACCTCTTGGAAGCCCTGGGCCAGCACCTGGTGTGGCGCATTGGCCGGGCGGAGGAGGAGGAGGTGCTGGTGGTCCGGGTGGGCCTGGCCTCGGCCACGCCCCGCTTCCGGGAACTCCCCCGGCTGGTGAACATCCCCGATGCGGAGATCTCCCGCCTGGCCCAGGAGGGCCGGATACGGGTGGAATGGGTGGAAGGATGA
- a CDS encoding AMP-binding protein yields MEPVWYPDPQAAQDTRLFRFMASLGFQDYEAFYRYSVEEAEDFYRRFFAQLDLPWRRPYAQVLEGGFPFPRFFPGGRLNLVEAALRHPEDRLALLHETEEGEVRALTYGELKAEVARVAAGLRALGVGRGERVGLWLPMGLEAAVLLLATAWLGAIAIPIFSGYAAEAAALRLRDGEARLLAVQDGFHRRGRRVELLGEARKALGLAGTPSLLVVRRLGLPLQPGEADYGALAGEAFPPEEMESMDPFMLIYTSGTTGRPKGTVHYHAGFPLKAALDLALLFDLREGDRLFWFTDLGWMMGPWAILGGLLLGGTVFLYDGAPDHPGPGRLWRMVEAHRLTHLGLSPTLVRALLPLGEEPVRGHDLSSLRVLGSTGEPWNLEAYLWFFRVVGEGKRPIVNYSGGTEVSGGILGNVLLKPIKPMGFNTAVPGMRAAVLDEAGRPVVGRVGELAVLGPWPGMTRGFWRDEARYLEAYFAKIPGVWVHGDFALMDEEGHFFILGRSDDTLKVAGKRVGPAEVETAATGHPALRECAAIGIPHPVKGEAIVLFAVVKPGVEPGPELAEAVADRVAEALGKPLRPERVLFVPDLPKTRNAKVMRRLIRAAYLGQDPGDLSALENPEAVEAIRRVAQGG; encoded by the coding sequence ATGGAACCCGTCTGGTACCCCGATCCCCAAGCCGCCCAAGACACCCGGCTTTTCCGCTTCATGGCCTCCTTGGGCTTCCAGGACTACGAGGCCTTCTACCGCTACAGCGTGGAGGAGGCCGAGGACTTCTACCGCCGCTTCTTCGCCCAGCTGGACCTGCCCTGGCGCAGGCCCTACGCCCAGGTGCTGGAGGGAGGTTTCCCCTTCCCCCGGTTTTTCCCCGGGGGAAGGCTCAACCTGGTGGAGGCGGCCCTGCGCCACCCCGAGGACCGGCTGGCCCTCCTGCACGAGACGGAGGAAGGAGAGGTCCGCGCCCTCACCTACGGGGAGCTCAAGGCCGAGGTGGCCCGGGTGGCCGCGGGGCTCCGGGCCCTAGGGGTAGGGCGGGGGGAGCGGGTGGGGCTTTGGCTGCCCATGGGCCTCGAGGCCGCCGTCCTCCTCCTGGCCACCGCCTGGCTTGGGGCCATCGCCATCCCCATCTTCTCCGGCTATGCCGCCGAGGCCGCCGCCTTACGGCTAAGGGACGGGGAGGCCAGGCTCCTGGCGGTGCAGGACGGCTTCCACCGCCGGGGCAGGCGGGTGGAGCTCCTGGGGGAGGCCCGCAAGGCCCTGGGCCTCGCGGGGACCCCCAGCCTCCTGGTGGTCCGCCGCCTGGGCCTACCCCTCCAGCCGGGGGAGGCGGACTACGGGGCCCTGGCCGGGGAGGCCTTCCCCCCGGAGGAGATGGAGAGCATGGACCCCTTCATGCTCATCTACACCTCGGGGACCACGGGCCGGCCCAAGGGTACGGTCCACTACCACGCGGGCTTCCCCCTGAAGGCCGCCCTGGACCTGGCCCTCCTCTTTGACCTCCGGGAAGGGGACCGCCTCTTCTGGTTCACCGACCTGGGCTGGATGATGGGCCCCTGGGCCATCCTGGGAGGGCTCCTTTTGGGGGGGACGGTTTTCCTTTACGACGGGGCCCCCGACCACCCGGGGCCCGGGCGCCTGTGGCGGATGGTGGAGGCCCACCGCCTCACCCACCTGGGCCTCTCCCCCACCCTGGTGCGGGCCCTCCTTCCCTTGGGGGAGGAACCGGTGCGGGGCCACGACCTCTCCTCCTTGCGGGTCTTGGGCTCCACCGGGGAGCCCTGGAACCTCGAGGCCTACCTCTGGTTCTTCCGGGTGGTGGGGGAGGGGAAGCGGCCCATCGTCAACTACTCTGGGGGCACGGAGGTCTCGGGGGGGATCCTGGGGAACGTCCTCCTCAAACCCATCAAGCCCATGGGCTTCAACACCGCCGTTCCCGGCATGCGGGCCGCCGTCTTGGACGAGGCGGGCAGGCCGGTGGTGGGCCGGGTGGGGGAGCTGGCCGTCCTTGGGCCCTGGCCGGGGATGACCCGGGGCTTCTGGCGGGACGAGGCCCGCTACCTGGAGGCCTACTTCGCCAAGATCCCTGGGGTCTGGGTCCACGGGGACTTCGCCCTTATGGACGAGGAGGGGCATTTCTTCATCCTGGGCCGCTCCGACGACACCCTGAAGGTGGCGGGCAAGCGGGTGGGGCCAGCCGAGGTGGAGACCGCGGCCACCGGCCACCCCGCCCTTAGGGAGTGCGCCGCCATCGGCATCCCTCACCCCGTCAAGGGGGAGGCCATCGTTCTCTTCGCCGTGGTCAAGCCAGGGGTGGAACCCGGGCCCGAGCTGGCGGAGGCGGTGGCCGACCGGGTGGCCGAGGCCCTGGGGAAGCCCCTCAGGCCGGAGCGGGTCCTTTTCGTGCCCGACCTGCCCAAGACCCGCAACGCCAAGGTGATGCGCCGCCTGATCCGCGCCGCCTACCTGGGCCAGGACCCCGGGGACCTTTCCGCCCTGGAAAACCCCGAGGCGGTGGAGGCCATCCGGCGGGTGGCCCAAGGGGGTTAG
- a CDS encoding V-type ATPase subunit subunit G family protein: MGGLGLIKTLAEKERELLARLEAAKEEAAGLVRQAEAEAKALLAEAEAKAKALEAEHRDKEAKETEAILARYRAQAAAEAERVREKAASRLEEAVALVLKEVVP, encoded by the coding sequence ATGGGAGGCCTGGGACTTATCAAGACCCTAGCGGAGAAGGAGAGGGAGCTCCTTGCCCGCCTCGAGGCCGCCAAGGAGGAGGCCGCGGGCCTGGTGCGCCAAGCGGAGGCCGAGGCCAAGGCCCTCCTGGCGGAGGCGGAGGCCAAGGCCAAAGCCCTGGAGGCGGAGCACCGGGACAAGGAGGCCAAGGAGACCGAGGCCATCCTGGCCCGTTACCGGGCCCAGGCTGCGGCGGAGGCCGAAAGGGTTCGGGAAAAGGCCGCCTCCCGCCTGGAGGAGGCCGTGGCCCTGGTCCTGAAGGAGGTCGTGCCGTGA
- a CDS encoding DUF3809 family protein: MKARLRLTLNGHPPGDLPLEAHWERDRLQGVLRQENPVLGELVLPFACRLEGERLRPLPLPPPCLRLEGRARPVREGLELDLDLELVLPPGRTWGERAFARIVETLFLRHLASALSPRAGSPV; the protein is encoded by the coding sequence ATGAAGGCCCGGCTCCGCCTCACCCTCAACGGACACCCCCCGGGGGACCTGCCCCTCGAGGCCCACTGGGAAAGGGACCGGCTCCAGGGCGTGCTGCGCCAGGAAAACCCGGTCCTGGGCGAGCTGGTCCTCCCCTTCGCCTGCCGGCTGGAAGGGGAACGGCTCCGTCCCCTCCCCCTACCCCCCCCTTGCCTGCGGCTGGAAGGCCGGGCCCGTCCGGTCCGGGAGGGCCTGGAACTGGACCTGGACTTGGAACTGGTCCTCCCCCCGGGGCGCACCTGGGGGGAACGGGCTTTCGCCCGGATCGTGGAAACCCTCTTCCTGCGCCACCTGGCAAGCGCCCTTTCCCCAAGGGCGGGCTCTCCGGTATAG
- a CDS encoding serine/threonine-protein kinase, with protein sequence MSSLRRKDFRLLMLLGLGQTAQVYLAEGPKGERVALKLPRKEVRQNPKLAERFAREVAFALSLKHPHLVRGLHGVPVGEEAFLALEYLEGGTLEERLLQGPLPREEAVRALLEVGEALLFLHSKGLLHQDVKPSNVFVTPEGYKLGDLGTLRLLEDRSPEYAGSPHYLAPELFLGGLPTPKSEAYSFGVMAYELLTGRRPFRGESLEELRNAHLFLPPPPTHLPPRLDRALRRLLAKRPEERLDLKEFLEVLRYPEGPPKGENPQKPRRFPFWRK encoded by the coding sequence TTGAGTAGCCTAAGGCGCAAAGACTTCCGCCTCCTCATGCTCCTGGGCCTGGGGCAGACCGCCCAAGTCTACCTGGCAGAAGGCCCCAAGGGGGAGCGGGTGGCCCTCAAGCTGCCCCGCAAGGAGGTGCGCCAGAACCCGAAGCTGGCCGAGCGCTTCGCCCGGGAGGTGGCCTTCGCCCTTTCCCTCAAGCATCCCCACCTGGTGCGGGGCCTCCACGGGGTGCCCGTGGGCGAGGAGGCCTTTTTGGCCCTGGAGTACCTGGAAGGGGGCACCCTGGAGGAGCGCCTCCTCCAGGGCCCCCTGCCCCGGGAGGAGGCGGTGAGGGCCCTCCTGGAGGTGGGAGAGGCCCTCCTTTTCCTCCACAGCAAGGGCCTCCTCCACCAGGACGTGAAGCCCTCCAACGTCTTCGTCACCCCTGAGGGGTACAAGCTGGGGGATCTGGGTACCCTGCGCCTCCTGGAGGACCGGAGTCCCGAGTACGCGGGAAGCCCCCACTACCTGGCCCCCGAGCTCTTCCTGGGTGGCCTGCCCACCCCCAAGAGCGAGGCCTACAGCTTCGGCGTCATGGCCTACGAGCTTCTCACGGGCCGCCGGCCCTTCCGGGGAGAGAGCCTCGAGGAGCTGAGGAACGCCCACCTCTTCCTCCCCCCACCCCCCACCCACCTCCCCCCGAGGCTGGACCGGGCCCTAAGGCGCCTCCTGGCCAAGCGCCCAGAGGAACGCTTGGACCTCAAGGAGTTCCTAGAGGTGCTGCGCTACCCCGAAGGCCCCCCTAAGGGGGAAAACCCACAAAAGCCCCGGCGGTTTCCCTTCTGGAGGAAATAG